ATAAATATTTGCACTTAAAGTATTGAATGGCAATGCGATATGTGTCTTAAAATCAACCGATTCTCCTTCTTCAGTGACTACTTTGACCGTTATTTTTTCACTATAAAAGCAAGCAGATAATACATCCGCTGAAAACGATATCGTTTTCTTTTCTTTCGCTTGCAAGTCAGTATCTAAGCTAGCACCATGAAAGTGAATACAGTCATGATCTGGGAGTTGTAAAGATACATTGATGTTTGTATCAAAGTGATTTTCAAGCTTCAAGAAAACCGTTTCAGTTGCTTTGTCAAAACTCATCCTCCCATTTACATAACTATTTATGGAAACCGGCTCTTTCGGTAATATCCCTAGTTGTAATGGGATGACCTCTCCGTTAATCGTGACAGCAGCGCCTACAGTCGGGTGCGTTCGTTTTGAGTCTTGCTTTTCTTCTGTCGAGTGAATAAAAAAAGAACCTTCCATATTTGCGCAATCTGCTATTACTTTTTGAGACGGAAGATCGATATCAATCTGTTCATTGCTAAGAGGACTAACATTCACTGCCATCTGTTCCGACGTTTTATTTCGTACTTTTACATAAACCGGATACGACTTACCGAAAACATTTTGATGTTGATCAACCTCTAACTTTACCGAATAGTCATTCGTTTCAATTTCACAGATTCCCCGACCGGATTTTTCAAAGGTTACTTTTAAATTTTGACCATCTTTTTCCCAGTAATAGTGGTAAAAATCAAAACCATTTCTTGTTTCCCCATCTGGTTCAACGAGGATTTCACGCTGACTATCTTTATACCAGTCCGCTTTTTCAAAAAAGTGTTGAAAGGCTGGTTGTGTTAATACTGTTGGAAGGAAGTTCATTAAGTGGACCGAGTCGTCCCTGTTCTCCCAAAAGAAGCCACACTTTTTATATAAGGGAACAGCCTTTGTGTTACCAGGCCAAGTATATAAATCGAGGCGTGGCCATTTTCGATTTATTGTTTCCTCAAGGGCTCTTAGAAGAAGCTTTTTACCAATCTTTTTGCCATGATAATCCGGACGCACATTTAATAGTGGAATATAAAGCGCACCTTTATCTTCTCTATATTCAGAGAGACCACAATAACCAACGGCTTCATCTCCAACCATCGCAATGTACGTACATAAGTTCGTTGAGTTTCCTTCTTGTGATTGCACATGATCACTCGTCTTAACATCAGCATGCCCACCCCAGCCGTCTCTACTTTCATTCCACATATGAGCGACGGCTTCTGCTAATTCAGGTTTATACTTTACGATTTTTACTTCACTTGTTAATTTCATGTTTATTCCTATCTCCCCTCCGCACCAACTGTTATGTAAGGTGATTTCATATAAAAATTACAAGCTTTCCAAACAAACTTTCCTGAAAATAAGCAATGTCTGCTTCGGACGATCCGGAGCCTCAAACACTAGCAGAGCCTTTAATAAAAAGGCCTTAAAAGAACGCCTCCAAATATAGAAGACGTTCGTAAGTTTATTTTGAATCAGAATCGTAATATCCTTCTTCTTTTGCTTGTTCATATGCATTCGTTAAAATACCTTGGATTGCTTGCCCTCTATCTTTTTTGCGGCGCTTAAACTCTTCATAAAGTTCTTCACCAGAATACCCTTCTTCTACTAAGTTCTTAAGTAACATATCTGAGAGGTCATCCTTTTTCGCAACAATCACTCCGTCTAAATGGATACTTAAATGTTCTTGTAGTTCATGAATTGATTTTACTTGGCAAACGAGTGTTGCCGGATCATTTGTCTTCTTCGTTATCGTTACTTCAGCCATGAACGTCTGGTTTGATTGATAATAATCCTCAAAATATTCCTTCCATTCAGGTGTTACGACAGCTTCAATAAGCCAGTTTTTCTTTGCTTCTTCTTTATTAATAATTAGCCCCTCAACAAGTGGGATTTGTTTTCCTTTTATCTCACTTTGTTCTTCGTGTTCATCATCAAACAAAATGGCTAATGAACAGAGCTTAAATGTTTTCATCGTGAACAACCTCCTGCAGTTTCCTAACTTGTAACCCTTATCAATATAATTCGTCATACTTGAGAAAATACCTTCTTCAAATAAGGCTGTTTTCGTAAACAATGCTGTATCAAACTGTCTAACTATACAACAAAGTATACGAAAACTGCCATTTCATACTAGTAGATGAAAGTAGCTAACCAATAATAATACGGGATTCCAATAATTAGATTAAACGGAAGCGTTAAACCTAACGAGGTACCAATATAAATTCCCGAATTTGCCTTAGGTATCGAATGACTGACTGCTGCAGGCGCAGCAATATAAGAAGCACTCCCCGTTAAAAAGGCGAGGGTTACTGCTCCACCTAGTGAGAGACCAATCAGATATCCAGCAAATATTCCGACCGTACCTCCTATGACTGGTAGTAAAAAGGCAAATAGAAGTGAAGTCACCTTTATGCTTTCCATTTCTCGTATACTTTGAGTCGCTACCATTCCCATATGTAATAAGAAAATACATAGAATACCGTAAAATAAATCTCCGAAAAATGGACTAATCTGTGCAATCCCATCTTCATGAGCGACTAATCCTATAAAAATACCACCTAAAAGTAAAAAGATACTTTTACCAAAGAAGGCTTCCTTAAGAACATGATTAAGATTTGAATCATCAGTCAGCGAAGTATCACCGTATCTTTGAGAATATATTTTATATATAACAATTGCGAGGATAATAGCCGGACCTTCCATGATAACAAGAACGGCTGACATATAAGCTTCATAATACACACCAACTTTATCTAAAAAAGCAATTCCCGCAATAAACGTAACCGCACTTACAGAACCATAGTGTCCAGCAATCGCTAAAGAGTTTGTAACTGATAATTTAAACAAGTATTTAACTACTATGTATGAAATCCCAAACATTAAAACACTCAAGAAAACCGCTGTAATGATCGTTGGAATCATTTCCACTAACGTCACATTTCGTAATTCTGTACCACCTTTTATTCCAATTGTTAAAAGAATGATCATTGTATAGCCAGTATATACAGCATCTGGTACTTTCAAGTCAGAGTTAACAAGAACAGCAATAATTCCAATAAGAAAAAATAAAACCATCGGTGATAACAAATTCATATAAACGATATCAAAAATTAAATCCATACGCCTCTATCCTTTGCTATATATTTTATATTTTTTCATTTACTGAATCAATTTCATAACTCAAAATATGATGTGATATTCCGCATGATGAATGTGAACTTCACTTCAGACGGACGCTTTCCCGAGGGCTTGTCTTCAGCTAACTTAGGCTCGACAACTCTTCGCCTAAGTGGATCTTCAGACTGCGATCCTCCGAGAGTCGCCGTCTTTTGTTACGTTCACTTGTTTCATTGCGCAAAAAACGTAATTAGGAAATTGATTCATTTATAAAATCGTGACTTTTGATTTACAGATACCACGACTCCACCTTGTTTTAATTATTGTAACTTGTTTTCCTTTCTACGTCACATTATAACAATCGTATTTAGTACTTACTATGAATGTTATCCTATATTAAAATGGTAGTATAATTTTCATAATACCCGTACATACCCTGTAGAAATGAGGACTATGGATGAAAGAGAATACGGTCATTTTAACATCTTTTAATAATGAGCAATTAGGAAAATTTTTACCTGAGCCTTTTCACTCACTTCCTGTTTATCGAACAGGGACTACTGATGGCCTTCCACTTACATCAAGTCATCTATCAACATTTTTTCAAGAGTTTAAACATGTCATTCTCATAGGATCAATATATTCTACAGATGAAAGAAACATTACCACCCCTAATCACCAGATAGAATTTATGTTGCTACTGCTTTATAATTTTGCTAATCAAAACAATAGTAAGCTATCTTATCTAAACCACCATCTTGAGGTAATAAAGGTTACCATCGAAAATGAGGAATCTCTTACAAAAATAGTGAATGATATGAGTCATTTAGATTGTGGTAACGACCGTCTCATAATAAACAACAAATCTGTTACCTCAACACAAAAGATACATGTCCATAACCAACAGACTGCAAATACCATTAGTGAAACATATTTCGAGTGGTTACCGAAATTTGCAAAAATCGTATCCCTTAATAAGCGAAAGAATTTCTACATTCTTCAACTAAAAAGAACAACAATACCATTATTACAATTACAACAGGTGCAAAATAAGAGTTCTAAACCATCTATTTCCGAGTATGTAATTCATGGAGGGTTCCTAAATAAAAAGAGCGTTCAAGTCAATTATGGACGTTTTTGGTTTCTTCTCTCCCCTGATAAAAAATACGTCTATACGTCGATTGTCCATTTTCAGCCTTCTTTACCTTGGGTCATATATACCCTTACTCAAAGCCCTATTCATGAACTTGTTATGAAACATTTTGCAAAAACTTTAAAGAAAAGCCACCACATGTCCAAACATTAAGCATACGACCATTGAATAGGCAACATGGTTAAAATACTCACCTTAAAAAAACAAGCTGAGAGTCCTCCTCTCAACTTGTTATATTTACTCACTTTCACTATTTAGCTCATCTGAAGTAAAATTGTGCCCGACAGGAGATAACACCTTCTCCATCGCTGACTCTGTCTCATCAATAGCTTCAATCCCCTCAGCAGATATCGCCGCAGAACCTGGAGCTATTATAAAGTAAAGTGGGAAGTGCTCTTGCCTTACAGCAATTTGGGAAGACTCTCGAATAGGAAACTTCTCAACAAATTGATCTTTCAATCCGAAAGCTAAAGCTAATATAAAACTAGCAGTCATTTTTTCTCGTTCTGTAGTATCCTCTATTCGTTGTTTACTAATTTGTTCTTTACAATTTCTCCAACGATGATATACATCCCAGCCTTTTTCTGAAACGTTCGGTAAAACAAAAGTTGCTACCATACCGCTTACCGCACCAAGTAAATATAATAGACTAATAAACGGATAGAAGAATAATAAAGTACTCCCTACAACAAGCATAAGTGAACTAGTTCCAACTAAAAGCTTTTTCGTTTTTGGAAAAGCGACTTCAAAACCAGCCTCTTTTAGCGCTTCTGACATTAAGTTTTCCCATTCGTACAAACGTTGAATAAACCGTTCTCTTTTATCATCATCGGTCGTGAAATTTTCGAGATCTTTTGTATAAAAAGTACCATTATTCCCAACTTCATATAAAAACCATTTTAATAAATAGGCTTCATCTCTAGACAAGATTACATCATTATTGCTTAAATCTTTAAAATAATATTCATTCATCTTTTCATCAAGCTGTAAAGATAACACTCTCTTTCTAACTAAAGCCAATAATCCCGCAGTAATATGTCGGGTCGATGCACCTTTTCCGTCAATAAATTGTGCAATAAGTGGCGGTGAATATTTTTCTAAATCAATGAAGGTTTGATCACTCAAATTGCCTGTAACATCATGTTGTTTCTTACGCAAAACACGAAAGATCGTCAAAGCTGTAATGGAGCTAATGATCAAAAATAGTATGAGGGCTCCAGTTGGTACAATTGCTTGTATGAAAAACATTGAAACTCCTCCTTTACTTACCATATTTCGCGCTAAAACCAATTGTTAAACGTAAAATTAACTTATATCAATAGAGATCGATTTACGTTTATTAACCTCTTTTTGAAACTTAAAGAAGTAAACAGCAAACATTGAAAAGAGTAAAATAGCAAATACTAGATACCCAAAAACGTATGTTGTCCCATTCGTTCCTGTGTACCAAACAGGCATCGCAAAAATACTTAAAATCCACACCATTGATATATTCCCAAGAACCGTTGATATCACGTAATGGCGAAAGCTAATTGGACTAAATGCTGCAGCTATCGATATTAAATTACTCGGCATAAATGGAAGACTTCTTAAAACAACGATAATAAACACACCATAATTAGCGATTACACGCATGATTTTATTTATTTTTTT
The Bacillus shivajii DNA segment above includes these coding regions:
- a CDS encoding DUF2207 family protein, whose translation is MFFIQAIVPTGALILFLIISSITALTIFRVLRKKQHDVTGNLSDQTFIDLEKYSPPLIAQFIDGKGASTRHITAGLLALVRKRVLSLQLDEKMNEYYFKDLSNNDVILSRDEAYLLKWFLYEVGNNGTFYTKDLENFTTDDDKRERFIQRLYEWENLMSEALKEAGFEVAFPKTKKLLVGTSSLMLVVGSTLLFFYPFISLLYLLGAVSGMVATFVLPNVSEKGWDVYHRWRNCKEQISKQRIEDTTEREKMTASFILALAFGLKDQFVEKFPIRESSQIAVRQEHFPLYFIIAPGSAAISAEGIEAIDETESAMEKVLSPVGHNFTSDELNSESE
- a CDS encoding TVP38/TMEM64 family protein, whose product is MKRAILFLLFIVIVFFFIDSEWFTQLRNENVEYFTDELFAEMGYQMLLVTLPLITLQGTITFFPIIIVIIIHFLAFGLIEGFIFSVIGTSFGAIFCYWLSRSFSEQYVKRMKEKNTKKINKIMRVIANYGVFIIVVLRSLPFMPSNLISIAAAFSPISFRHYVISTVLGNISMVWILSIFAMPVWYTGTNGTTYVFGYLVFAILLFSMFAVYFFKFQKEVNKRKSISIDIS
- a CDS encoding sodium-dependent bicarbonate transport family permease; this encodes MDLIFDIVYMNLLSPMVLFFLIGIIAVLVNSDLKVPDAVYTGYTMIILLTIGIKGGTELRNVTLVEMIPTIITAVFLSVLMFGISYIVVKYLFKLSVTNSLAIAGHYGSVSAVTFIAGIAFLDKVGVYYEAYMSAVLVIMEGPAIILAIVIYKIYSQRYGDTSLTDDSNLNHVLKEAFFGKSIFLLLGGIFIGLVAHEDGIAQISPFFGDLFYGILCIFLLHMGMVATQSIREMESIKVTSLLFAFLLPVIGGTVGIFAGYLIGLSLGGAVTLAFLTGSASYIAAPAAVSHSIPKANSGIYIGTSLGLTLPFNLIIGIPYYYWLATFIY
- a CDS encoding YwpF-like family protein, with protein sequence MKTFKLCSLAILFDDEHEEQSEIKGKQIPLVEGLIINKEEAKKNWLIEAVVTPEWKEYFEDYYQSNQTFMAEVTITKKTNDPATLVCQVKSIHELQEHLSIHLDGVIVAKKDDLSDMLLKNLVEEGYSGEELYEEFKRRKKDRGQAIQGILTNAYEQAKEEGYYDSDSK